In the genome of Opitutia bacterium, one region contains:
- a CDS encoding PAS domain S-box protein: MNWLSSIVPWRYAAAYGLLATGWIVFSDLWLDARTGARGLHFGWDTAKGIAFVGVTTALLFLLLKRLTARLAAAEAQYIRQEARWRQALDGVGDGLWDWSVQTSEVYFSPALERMLGYAPGEFRSHVSEWEARVHPDDLPAVRAELERHLAGETAAYHSEHRLRRKDGSYAWVLDRGVVVERDAEGRPLRMIGTHHDITARSELRQQLAEQAVRYQALFEQSPNPMWIFDAETMHILAVNDCAVAHYGYPREQFVGMNIAALRPPQDVPLLLDHLGKPRRKVQASGPWRHLRANGEIIWVDILAHAIVWEGRPARVVVAHDVTARQRVAQAIEESEERFRAIFHSANDAIFTTDEQFAVASANSRAVELLQTKRENLLGRRLAEFFPTHQPDGAESLPKANAILERMWRERVPAFEWRLQRPDGSHVETEITLNGLTHNGRRSVVVVARDITERQRAHRELQLLHAALQATPAGIVVTNAAGAIEWVNPAFTNLTGYSLAEAQGQNPRMLRSGQHDDVFYRRMWETILRGEVWSGDVQNRRKDGTVYFERMTIAPVRNSAGAITNFVAVKDDITNERRLEQQLARSQRLESVGMLASGIAHDLNNVLTPIVLSIELLRAERQLPPATVARLNLVAQAAQRGANIVKQVLTFARGVEGERTVVQPRYLLKEVAQLAQETFPRIIEVSVDAGRDLPAIRGDITQLHQVLLNLAVNARDAMPRGGRLVFSARLTQVDATRAAALSRIAPGAYVELAVTDTGTGIPDEVLEHMFEPFFTTKPRGKGTGLGLSTVYGLVRSHEGTVEVDTALGRGTTFRVLLPAVTVDAAAVAEPSVPVVPSGAGRRVLVVDDEEPIRTVLDQLLRRRGFQVVTAADGVEALQIFRLLPAAYQFAIVDLVMPRMRGAALIQELRALAPNLKIVCSSGYADEKGDGGEALSLADLGVAVFLPKPFGEEELFKALRVADEASVSVEAEKKV, translated from the coding sequence GTGAACTGGCTGTCCTCGATCGTGCCCTGGCGTTACGCTGCAGCTTATGGCCTGCTGGCGACGGGCTGGATCGTGTTCTCGGATTTGTGGCTCGACGCGCGGACGGGCGCGCGGGGATTGCATTTTGGATGGGATACGGCGAAGGGCATCGCGTTCGTGGGCGTGACGACAGCTTTGCTTTTTCTGCTGCTGAAGCGTCTCACCGCGCGACTCGCCGCGGCGGAAGCACAATACATCCGGCAGGAGGCGCGGTGGCGGCAGGCGCTCGACGGGGTGGGAGACGGACTGTGGGACTGGAGCGTCCAGACGTCCGAAGTGTATTTCTCGCCGGCGTTGGAGCGGATGCTCGGCTACGCGCCGGGAGAATTTCGCTCGCACGTTTCCGAATGGGAAGCGCGAGTCCACCCGGACGATCTGCCGGCGGTGCGCGCGGAGCTCGAGCGACATCTTGCCGGGGAGACTGCGGCCTACCACTCGGAGCACCGCCTCCGCCGCAAGGACGGCTCCTACGCGTGGGTGCTCGATCGCGGCGTGGTGGTGGAGCGCGACGCGGAAGGGCGGCCGTTGCGGATGATCGGCACGCACCACGACATCACGGCACGTTCAGAGCTGAGGCAGCAATTGGCCGAGCAGGCGGTGCGTTACCAGGCGTTGTTCGAGCAGAGCCCGAATCCGATGTGGATCTTCGACGCGGAGACGATGCACATCCTCGCGGTGAACGATTGCGCGGTCGCCCACTACGGCTATCCGCGCGAGCAGTTTGTCGGGATGAACATCGCCGCGCTGCGGCCACCGCAAGATGTGCCACTGCTGCTGGATCATCTCGGGAAACCTCGTCGCAAGGTGCAGGCCTCGGGGCCGTGGCGGCACTTGCGCGCGAACGGCGAGATCATCTGGGTCGACATCCTGGCGCATGCGATCGTCTGGGAAGGCCGGCCGGCGCGCGTCGTGGTGGCGCACGACGTGACGGCCCGGCAGCGCGTCGCGCAGGCGATCGAGGAAAGCGAGGAGCGGTTCCGCGCCATTTTCCACAGTGCGAACGACGCGATCTTCACCACGGACGAGCAGTTCGCCGTCGCCAGCGCCAACTCGCGCGCGGTTGAGCTGTTGCAGACGAAGCGGGAGAATCTGCTCGGCCGGCGCCTGGCGGAATTCTTCCCGACCCACCAGCCGGACGGCGCGGAGTCGCTGCCCAAGGCGAACGCCATCCTTGAGCGAATGTGGCGCGAGCGCGTGCCGGCGTTCGAATGGCGGTTGCAGCGGCCGGACGGATCGCATGTCGAAACCGAGATCACGCTCAACGGCCTGACCCACAACGGACGTCGCTCCGTTGTCGTCGTGGCGCGTGACATCACGGAGCGCCAGCGGGCACACCGGGAACTCCAGCTCCTGCACGCCGCGCTGCAGGCGACGCCCGCCGGCATCGTGGTGACCAACGCCGCGGGTGCGATCGAGTGGGTCAACCCGGCGTTCACGAATCTGACCGGCTATTCGCTCGCGGAAGCCCAAGGGCAGAATCCCCGCATGCTCCGCTCCGGTCAGCACGACGACGTCTTCTATCGCCGGATGTGGGAGACGATCCTGCGCGGCGAAGTGTGGTCGGGCGACGTGCAGAACCGACGCAAGGACGGCACCGTCTACTTCGAGCGCATGACCATCGCGCCGGTGCGCAACAGCGCGGGCGCGATCACCAACTTCGTCGCGGTGAAGGACGACATCACGAACGAGCGCCGCCTCGAACAGCAGCTGGCGCGGTCACAGCGGCTGGAGAGCGTCGGCATGCTCGCGAGCGGCATCGCGCACGACCTGAACAACGTGCTGACCCCGATCGTGCTTTCCATCGAGCTGCTGCGCGCCGAGCGGCAACTGCCTCCGGCCACGGTCGCGCGCCTCAATCTCGTCGCGCAGGCCGCGCAGCGCGGCGCCAACATCGTGAAGCAGGTGCTGACCTTCGCGCGGGGCGTCGAGGGCGAGCGCACGGTCGTGCAGCCGCGGTATCTGCTGAAGGAAGTCGCGCAGCTCGCGCAGGAGACCTTCCCGCGCATCATCGAGGTGTCGGTCGACGCCGGCCGCGATCTGCCGGCGATCCGGGGCGACATCACGCAGTTGCACCAAGTGCTGCTCAATCTGGCGGTGAATGCGCGTGACGCGATGCCGCGGGGAGGACGCCTAGTGTTCAGCGCGCGGTTGACGCAAGTGGACGCGACCCGCGCGGCTGCGCTCTCCCGCATCGCGCCCGGCGCCTACGTGGAGCTGGCGGTGACCGACACCGGCACCGGGATTCCCGACGAAGTGCTCGAGCACATGTTCGAGCCGTTCTTCACCACGAAGCCGCGCGGCAAGGGCACCGGTCTCGGGTTGTCGACGGTTTACGGACTCGTGCGCAGCCACGAAGGCACGGTCGAGGTCGATACCGCGCTGGGTCGCGGCACGACGTTCCGCGTGTTGTTGCCCGCGGTGACTGTCGATGCCGCCGCGGTGGCTGAGCCTTCGGTGCCGGTCGTTCCGTCCGGCGCGGGCCGCCGCGTGCTCGTGGTCGATGACGAAGAGCCGATCCGCACCGTCCTCGACCAACTCCTCCGCCGGCGCGGTTTCCAAGTCGTGACCGCGGCGGACGGGGTCGAGGCGTTGCAGATCTTCCGACTGCTGCCGGCCGCCTACCAATTCGCGATCGTCGACCTGGTGATGCCGCGCATGCGTGGTGCGGCCTTGATCCAGGAGCTGCGGGCGCTGGCGCCGAATCTGAAGATCGTGTGCTCCTCCGGCTACGCCGACGAAAAGGGAGACGGCGGCGAGGCGCTTTCCCTGGCCGATCTGGGCGTTGCGGTCTTTTTGCCGAAGCCGTTCGGGGAGGAGGAATTGTTCAAGGCGTTGCGTGTCGCGGATGAAGCCTCCGTGTCGGTCGAAGCGGAAAAGAAAGTTTGA
- a CDS encoding PAS domain S-box protein, which produces MPAPIQLTLAYALLAGGWVVVSDAIVAVRGHETLRALALNMGKGGLFVIITSLVLYRLARSMEARVRAAERERHHVALEGARSVQRANRIYAALARANEIALTAREREPLCRAIGETLIGSGGLRLAWICWVDEGTQQVVTEVAVGLAAGYVDGIVVSVDPARPEAHGPVGRALRAGTSFVCQDIEFDPAMTPWRARAREHRLGAIMAVPLRLGDGARGALAIYAEESGFFTREVALLVEQLATDLAHGLDVIAVRQRSERQAAALVESEQRWQFALEGAGDGVWDWNVATGDAFFSPQLARMFGYAPEEFRGRYEEWQQHVHPDDLPRTRARLVDCLCGRTAVLHAEHRVRCRDGSYRWVLSRGKVVERTPEGEARRMIGTFADLTEVRRASQRLTLLETALQAMPSGIVITDEQGRVEWVNEHFTRLTGYAADEVIGGNPRLLKSGRHGDDFYAQMWNTIRSGKVWSGELVNRRKDGTEYNEHMIIAPVSHGGEGITHFIAIKQDVTERKVMEQQLLRAQRMEGIGLLAGGIAHDLNNVLAPILLSTELLRLRIHDAADRRVLEVIESAARRGSGVVRQVLTFARGIDGERSPVRPRDLLREVALIIQETFPRDIEVHREVAEDLPMVRGDATQLHQVLLNLAVNARDAMPQGGTLTLRARAEQVATRRNGFTGELPPGAYVVLSVRDTGQGMTPAVRERIFEPFFTTKPRGKGTGLGLPTVLGIVRSHGGIVEVDSTPGGGSEFRVYLPAIAPEKVDSAAPIPLATVAGRGRLVLVCDDEPSVREVASSVLRHAGFEVVEAGNGREALVIFSERRGAIALVLMDIMMPLLTGDRAAADIRRQEPGLPVIFMSGLMDLDAVQAATKDTDGQAPALLKKPFAAGDLLAAVARAVGV; this is translated from the coding sequence TTGCCCGCACCGATTCAACTGACGCTCGCCTATGCACTCCTCGCGGGCGGGTGGGTCGTCGTTTCCGACGCGATCGTAGCTGTGCGCGGCCACGAAACACTGCGCGCGCTCGCCCTCAACATGGGGAAGGGCGGCCTGTTCGTCATCATCACCAGCTTGGTGCTCTACCGCCTCGCGCGGTCGATGGAGGCCCGCGTGCGCGCGGCTGAGCGGGAACGGCACCACGTCGCGCTCGAGGGCGCTCGCTCCGTGCAGCGCGCCAATCGCATCTACGCCGCGCTGGCGCGCGCCAACGAGATCGCCCTCACCGCGCGGGAGCGCGAGCCGCTGTGCCGCGCCATTGGCGAGACGTTGATCGGGAGCGGCGGCCTGCGCCTCGCCTGGATCTGCTGGGTCGACGAGGGAACGCAGCAGGTCGTCACGGAAGTGGCGGTCGGACTCGCGGCGGGCTACGTGGACGGAATCGTGGTTTCGGTCGACCCGGCGCGACCGGAAGCCCACGGACCGGTGGGCCGGGCGCTGCGCGCGGGCACGAGCTTCGTCTGCCAGGATATCGAGTTCGATCCGGCCATGACGCCGTGGCGCGCGCGCGCGCGTGAGCACCGGCTCGGGGCGATCATGGCGGTGCCGCTCCGGCTGGGAGATGGCGCGCGGGGAGCCTTGGCCATCTACGCCGAGGAATCCGGTTTCTTCACGCGCGAGGTCGCGCTGCTGGTCGAACAACTCGCGACCGATCTGGCGCACGGACTGGACGTCATCGCGGTGCGACAGCGTTCCGAGCGGCAGGCCGCGGCGCTGGTCGAGAGCGAGCAGCGCTGGCAATTCGCCCTCGAAGGCGCCGGCGACGGCGTGTGGGACTGGAACGTCGCGACGGGTGACGCGTTTTTCTCGCCGCAACTCGCGCGGATGTTCGGCTATGCGCCGGAGGAGTTTCGTGGCCGTTACGAGGAATGGCAGCAGCACGTGCACCCCGACGATCTGCCGCGCACGCGGGCGCGGCTCGTCGATTGCCTGTGCGGGCGCACCGCGGTGTTGCATGCCGAGCACCGGGTCCGCTGTCGCGACGGCAGCTACCGCTGGGTGTTGAGTCGCGGCAAGGTCGTGGAGCGGACGCCGGAGGGGGAGGCGCGGCGCATGATCGGGACCTTCGCCGATCTCACGGAGGTGCGGCGCGCCAGCCAGCGGCTCACGCTGCTGGAGACGGCGCTTCAAGCCATGCCCTCCGGCATCGTGATCACCGATGAACAGGGGCGCGTCGAGTGGGTGAACGAGCATTTCACGCGTCTCACCGGTTACGCGGCGGACGAGGTGATCGGCGGGAATCCCCGCCTGCTGAAGTCGGGCCGCCACGGGGATGACTTCTACGCCCAGATGTGGAACACCATCCGCAGTGGCAAGGTGTGGAGCGGCGAACTCGTGAACCGGCGCAAGGATGGCACCGAATACAACGAGCACATGATCATCGCGCCGGTGTCGCACGGCGGCGAAGGCATCACGCATTTCATCGCGATCAAACAGGACGTCACCGAGCGCAAGGTGATGGAGCAGCAACTGCTCCGCGCGCAGCGGATGGAGGGCATCGGCCTGCTGGCGGGCGGCATCGCGCACGACCTGAACAACGTGCTCGCGCCGATCCTGCTCAGCACCGAGTTGCTGCGCCTGCGCATCCACGATGCGGCCGACCGGCGCGTGCTCGAGGTGATCGAGTCCGCGGCGCGGCGTGGCAGCGGTGTCGTGCGGCAGGTGCTGACTTTCGCGCGCGGCATCGATGGCGAACGCTCGCCGGTGCGGCCGCGCGACCTGCTGCGCGAAGTGGCGTTGATCATCCAGGAGACGTTTCCGAGGGACATCGAGGTGCACCGCGAGGTCGCGGAGGATTTGCCCATGGTCCGCGGCGACGCGACGCAGCTCCACCAAGTGTTGCTCAATCTCGCGGTGAACGCGCGCGACGCCATGCCGCAGGGCGGCACGCTGACGCTGCGCGCGCGCGCTGAACAAGTCGCGACGCGGCGCAACGGTTTCACGGGCGAGCTGCCGCCCGGCGCCTACGTGGTGCTCAGCGTGCGCGATACCGGACAAGGCATGACGCCCGCGGTGCGCGAGCGGATTTTCGAGCCGTTCTTCACCACGAAGCCGCGCGGCAAGGGCACCGGGCTCGGGTTGCCGACCGTGCTCGGGATCGTTCGCAGTCACGGTGGCATCGTGGAAGTCGACTCGACGCCCGGGGGCGGTTCGGAATTCCGCGTTTACTTGCCGGCCATCGCGCCGGAAAAAGTCGACTCCGCCGCGCCGATTCCGTTGGCCACGGTCGCGGGTCGCGGCCGGCTGGTGCTCGTGTGCGACGACGAGCCGAGCGTGCGCGAAGTCGCGAGCAGTGTGCTCCGGCATGCCGGCTTTGAGGTCGTCGAGGCGGGCAACGGCCGCGAGGCGCTCGTGATCTTCTCCGAACGGCGCGGAGCGATCGCGCTCGTGCTGATGGACATCATGATGCCCTTGCTCACCGGCGATCGCGCGGCGGCGGACATCCGGCGGCAGGAACCGGGCCTGCCGGTGATTTTCATGTCGGGCCTGATGGACCTCGATGCGGTGCAAGCGGCCACGAAGGACACGGATGGACAGGCGCCGGCGCTGTTGAAGAAGCCGTTCGCGGCCGGCGACTTGCTCGCGGCGGTCGCGCGCGCCGTGGGGGTCTGA